A stretch of Dysidea avara chromosome 5, odDysAvar1.4, whole genome shotgun sequence DNA encodes these proteins:
- the LOC136255756 gene encoding uncharacterized protein isoform X1, with amino-acid sequence MDSKMEEERAVAVLKQFYSKVHQSGLSIDAMTQQLRSYHFLTPVHEGELEACDTQVKKTSYIIDHVVKYYLEEGEEKPLDILLKLIGGDDNELTLLVKELKSLSSEKSVLVEKLTANAGDETDGGDDEIDGAVKKMVGSLFKKKKDKDTVPNKRISDSLFRPDAKRDYTNITGAVNIVDGYKPGMRRSLGLGSPWLLAKGAGDELFVRDHHTSQVIVFTHQLKYSHAIGTEGELKSIGGIAVNDETKEVYVADQILHCVRKFTLGGKFIYQIGYKGTAEGEFRSPCGILLSAIESLFVCDSNNHRIQVFHNDVFTYTFGQHGTEPGKFDKPEDLAMNYHQDKLFVTSDNRVQVFTLSGQFLEVFGNFSGIPYKLQSPTGIYCTTDGHVLISSYGTHCVLVFREDGTFVSIIKGTHQGKEQFVFPAGVLVMSNGNVVVAGSGNHQLAVF; translated from the exons ATGGACTCGAAGATGGAGGAGGAAAGAGCTGTAGCCGTACTTAAACAGTTTTACTCTAAAGTGCACCAGTCTGGTTTATCGATAGACGCTATGACGCAACAACTTCGAAGTTATCACTTTCTCACACCAGTACACGAAGGCGAACTAGAAGCCTGTGACACACAAGTGAAGAAGACAAGCTATATTATAGATCATGTTGTTAAATATTATCTTGAGGAGGGCGAGGAAAAACCGTTGGATATTTTACTCAAGCTAATTGGAGGGGACGACAATGAATTAACTCTACTTGTTAAAGAACTGAAAAGTTTGTCCAGTGAAAAATCTGTATTGGTGGAGAAATTGACAGCAAATG CAGGGGATGAGACAGATGGAGGTGATGATGAAATAGATGGTGCAGTAAAGAAGATGGTTGGTTCTTTGTTTAAGAAGAAAAAGGATAAAGACACTGTACCAAATAAAAGGATCTCAGACTCACTATTTAGACCTGATGCTAAACGTGACTACACCAACATTACAGGAGCTGTTAACATTGTTGATGGCTACAAGCCAGGTATGAGGCGTTCTCTAGGATTAGGTAGTCCATGGCTTTTAGCTAAAGGAGCAGGAGATGAACTGTTTGTCCGTGACCACCACACAAGCCAAGTGATAGTTTTCACTCATCAGCTTAAGTACTCACATGCTATTGGCACTGAAGGAGAACTTAAATCTATAGGCGGTATAGCTGTGAATGATGAGACCAAAGAGGTATATGTTGCAGACCAGATATTACACTGTGTAAGGAAGTTTACACTAGGTGGGAAATTCATCTATCAGATAGGCTATAAGGGGACTGCAGAAGGAGAGTTTAGGTCACCCTGTGGTATCTTGTTGTCTGCCATTGAATCACTATTTGTCTGTGATAGCAACAATCACAGGATCCAAGTGTTTCACAATGATGTGTTCACATATACATTTGGTCAGCATGGTACAGAGCCTGGAAAATTTGACAAACCTGAAGACCTTGCCATGAACTACCACCAAGACAAGTTGTTTGTGACTAGTGATAACAGAGTCCAAGTGTTCACTCTAAGTGGACAATTCCTTGAAGTGTTTGGCAATTTTAGTGGCATCCCGTATAAACTACAGTCTCCAACTGGTATATACTGTACTACTGATGGTCATGTACTGATCAGTTCTTATGGCACCCATTGTGTTCTAGTGTTTAGAGAAGATGGTACTTTTGTGTCCATCATCAAAGGCACCCATCAAGGGAAGGAACAGTTTGTTTTCCCAGCTGGTGTGCTGGTAATGAGCAATGGAAATGTCGTGGTTGCCGGTAGTGGCAATCATCAGCTAGCAGTGTTTTAG
- the LOC136255756 gene encoding uncharacterized protein isoform X2 has product MDSKMEEERAVAVLKQFYSKVHQSGLSIDAMTQQLRSYHFLTPVHEGELEACDTQVKKTSYIIDHVVKYYLEEGEEKPLDILLKLIGGDDNELTLLVKELKSLSSEKSVLVEKLTANGDETDGGDDEIDGAVKKMVGSLFKKKKDKDTVPNKRISDSLFRPDAKRDYTNITGAVNIVDGYKPGMRRSLGLGSPWLLAKGAGDELFVRDHHTSQVIVFTHQLKYSHAIGTEGELKSIGGIAVNDETKEVYVADQILHCVRKFTLGGKFIYQIGYKGTAEGEFRSPCGILLSAIESLFVCDSNNHRIQVFHNDVFTYTFGQHGTEPGKFDKPEDLAMNYHQDKLFVTSDNRVQVFTLSGQFLEVFGNFSGIPYKLQSPTGIYCTTDGHVLISSYGTHCVLVFREDGTFVSIIKGTHQGKEQFVFPAGVLVMSNGNVVVAGSGNHQLAVF; this is encoded by the exons ATGGACTCGAAGATGGAGGAGGAAAGAGCTGTAGCCGTACTTAAACAGTTTTACTCTAAAGTGCACCAGTCTGGTTTATCGATAGACGCTATGACGCAACAACTTCGAAGTTATCACTTTCTCACACCAGTACACGAAGGCGAACTAGAAGCCTGTGACACACAAGTGAAGAAGACAAGCTATATTATAGATCATGTTGTTAAATATTATCTTGAGGAGGGCGAGGAAAAACCGTTGGATATTTTACTCAAGCTAATTGGAGGGGACGACAATGAATTAACTCTACTTGTTAAAGAACTGAAAAGTTTGTCCAGTGAAAAATCTGTATTGGTGGAGAAATTGACAGCAAATG GGGATGAGACAGATGGAGGTGATGATGAAATAGATGGTGCAGTAAAGAAGATGGTTGGTTCTTTGTTTAAGAAGAAAAAGGATAAAGACACTGTACCAAATAAAAGGATCTCAGACTCACTATTTAGACCTGATGCTAAACGTGACTACACCAACATTACAGGAGCTGTTAACATTGTTGATGGCTACAAGCCAGGTATGAGGCGTTCTCTAGGATTAGGTAGTCCATGGCTTTTAGCTAAAGGAGCAGGAGATGAACTGTTTGTCCGTGACCACCACACAAGCCAAGTGATAGTTTTCACTCATCAGCTTAAGTACTCACATGCTATTGGCACTGAAGGAGAACTTAAATCTATAGGCGGTATAGCTGTGAATGATGAGACCAAAGAGGTATATGTTGCAGACCAGATATTACACTGTGTAAGGAAGTTTACACTAGGTGGGAAATTCATCTATCAGATAGGCTATAAGGGGACTGCAGAAGGAGAGTTTAGGTCACCCTGTGGTATCTTGTTGTCTGCCATTGAATCACTATTTGTCTGTGATAGCAACAATCACAGGATCCAAGTGTTTCACAATGATGTGTTCACATATACATTTGGTCAGCATGGTACAGAGCCTGGAAAATTTGACAAACCTGAAGACCTTGCCATGAACTACCACCAAGACAAGTTGTTTGTGACTAGTGATAACAGAGTCCAAGTGTTCACTCTAAGTGGACAATTCCTTGAAGTGTTTGGCAATTTTAGTGGCATCCCGTATAAACTACAGTCTCCAACTGGTATATACTGTACTACTGATGGTCATGTACTGATCAGTTCTTATGGCACCCATTGTGTTCTAGTGTTTAGAGAAGATGGTACTTTTGTGTCCATCATCAAAGGCACCCATCAAGGGAAGGAACAGTTTGTTTTCCCAGCTGGTGTGCTGGTAATGAGCAATGGAAATGTCGTGGTTGCCGGTAGTGGCAATCATCAGCTAGCAGTGTTTTAG